From Microbispora sp. ZYX-F-249, the proteins below share one genomic window:
- a CDS encoding AMP-binding protein — MRRETIADLLLDRLGDDHPGLRTRGRTWTWDEVVRESAARAALARSLRREGPFHIGVLLDNTPEYVFWLGAAALAGATIVGINSTRRGAYLEQEVRHTDLQLVVTDEAGLKLLDGLDIGVPRDRFLLVDGGDYAGTVAAHACEPVRDPQITPKTRMLLLFTSGTTGASKAAVCSQGRLTGLGYANCEKYDVQRHDVSYCCMPLFHGNALMALWAPSLTAGATVVLVPKFSASGFLPDVRFYGVTFFTYVGKAIAYVLAQPERPDDADTTLDHAFGTEASPEDQAEFLRRFGCRLIEAYGSSEGAGMIELAPEGPASALGRPARPGVRVVNPETRETCPRAVLDAHGRVANAEEAIGEIVDVDGAARFEGYYKNEAADAERVRHGWYWTGDLGYVDEDGYLYFAGRSGDWIRVDGENISALLTERVLRRHPLIVAAGVFGVPDPRSGDQVMAAIEIPEGTSFEDLGLPEFLSAQEDLGTKGAPRYVRVSHALPATGSNKLRKKEMQMDGWRTADRVYRWAGRGAPEYSLMTEQDKAALREEFAANGRLRFLGQA; from the coding sequence GTGCGCCGGGAGACCATCGCCGACCTGCTGCTCGACCGTCTGGGCGACGACCACCCCGGCCTGCGCACCCGCGGGCGCACCTGGACCTGGGACGAGGTGGTGCGGGAGAGCGCCGCCCGGGCGGCGCTGGCCCGGAGCCTGCGCCGGGAGGGCCCCTTCCACATCGGCGTGTTGCTCGACAACACCCCCGAGTACGTCTTCTGGCTCGGCGCCGCCGCCCTGGCCGGCGCGACGATCGTCGGGATCAACAGCACCCGCCGCGGCGCCTACCTGGAGCAGGAGGTCAGGCACACCGACCTGCAGCTCGTCGTCACCGACGAGGCCGGCCTGAAGCTGCTCGACGGGCTCGACATCGGCGTCCCGCGCGACCGCTTCCTGCTGGTGGACGGCGGCGACTACGCGGGCACGGTCGCGGCGCACGCCTGCGAGCCGGTCCGCGACCCGCAGATCACCCCGAAGACGCGGATGCTGCTGCTGTTCACCTCGGGCACGACCGGCGCGTCCAAGGCCGCCGTCTGCTCCCAGGGCCGGCTGACCGGGCTCGGCTACGCCAACTGCGAGAAGTACGACGTGCAGCGGCACGACGTCAGCTATTGCTGCATGCCGCTCTTCCACGGCAACGCGCTGATGGCGCTGTGGGCGCCGTCGCTGACCGCCGGGGCGACCGTCGTGCTCGTGCCCAAGTTCTCCGCCTCCGGCTTCCTGCCCGACGTGCGCTTCTACGGCGTCACGTTCTTCACCTACGTCGGCAAGGCCATCGCGTACGTCCTGGCCCAGCCCGAGCGGCCGGACGACGCCGACACCACCCTCGACCACGCCTTCGGCACCGAGGCCTCGCCGGAGGACCAGGCCGAGTTCCTGCGCAGGTTCGGCTGCCGGCTCATCGAGGCGTACGGCTCCAGCGAGGGCGCCGGAATGATCGAACTCGCCCCGGAGGGACCGGCCTCCGCGCTCGGCCGCCCCGCGCGGCCCGGCGTACGGGTGGTCAACCCCGAGACCCGCGAGACCTGCCCGCGCGCCGTGCTCGACGCGCACGGCCGGGTGGCCAACGCCGAGGAGGCCATCGGCGAGATCGTGGACGTCGACGGCGCGGCGAGGTTCGAGGGCTACTACAAGAACGAGGCGGCCGACGCCGAGCGGGTCAGGCACGGCTGGTACTGGACGGGCGACCTCGGCTACGTCGACGAGGACGGCTACCTCTACTTCGCCGGCCGGTCGGGCGACTGGATCCGGGTGGACGGCGAGAACATCTCCGCGCTGCTGACCGAGCGGGTGCTGCGCCGGCACCCGCTGATCGTGGCGGCCGGCGTCTTCGGCGTGCCCGACCCGCGCTCCGGCGACCAGGTCATGGCCGCGATCGAGATCCCCGAGGGCACGTCGTTCGAGGACCTCGGCCTGCCGGAGTTCCTGTCCGCGCAGGAGGACCTCGGCACCAAGGGCGCGCCACGCTACGTGCGGGTCTCCCACGCGCTGCCGGCGACCGGGTCGAACAAGCTGCGCAAGAAGGAGATGCAGATGGACGGCTGGCGGACCGCGGACCGGGTCTACCGCTGGGCCGGCCGGGGCGCACCCGAATACAGCCTCATGACCGAACAGGACAAGGCCGCGCTGCGCGAGGAGTTCGCCGCCAACGGGCGCCTGCGCTTCCTCGGTCAGGCGTGA
- a CDS encoding ABC transporter substrate-binding protein produces MNGKAIGRVAAGALALAMLAGCAGERGGSAAVPASGGDAQSPAAAGGQGQETFGTLASPCGPGDAKGATDQGVTDTTIAIGYGDDRGFTKAPGLSKEMGDAVSAMIKWCNAQGGVNGRQIVGHQYDAAYMQAATVMQKACTQDFMLVGEGFAMDESAEQYRVACKLPVVAGYTVGPNAAMGPMKFEAVPYPVDYYNAAPLKLAAKTFPEFASAVDLVTSTSPAVMAGSNKIAAAMKDIGIAPKKCGVQLNAEGDPSYVPFAEKFKSCGVKALWTSKSPDPAMFSLLESLDRVDAHPTLVFEATWYSQAVAKWNTSGQGDNIHAGLIFQPFENADKVPAVKKYLDLVNAEGGKTALLGMQATSAFLLWATAAKDCGSELTRQCMVDKLSQVHEWTGGGLHAPTDPGANMPSDCTLMVKLTGSTYKQVAPATVGEFECDKSNLLKTDPGTWGTKLDEDRVATTFLTSDVIKPQA; encoded by the coding sequence ATGAACGGCAAGGCGATCGGCCGCGTGGCGGCCGGTGCCCTGGCCCTCGCGATGCTGGCGGGCTGCGCCGGCGAGCGCGGCGGCTCGGCGGCGGTGCCGGCGAGCGGCGGCGACGCGCAGTCGCCGGCCGCCGCGGGCGGTCAGGGTCAGGAGACGTTCGGCACCCTGGCCTCGCCCTGCGGGCCCGGTGACGCCAAGGGCGCCACCGACCAGGGCGTCACCGACACCACCATCGCCATCGGCTACGGCGACGACCGCGGCTTCACCAAGGCGCCGGGCCTGTCCAAGGAGATGGGCGACGCGGTGAGCGCCATGATCAAGTGGTGCAACGCGCAGGGCGGCGTCAACGGCCGCCAGATCGTGGGCCACCAGTACGACGCGGCCTACATGCAGGCGGCCACCGTCATGCAGAAGGCGTGCACGCAGGACTTCATGCTCGTCGGTGAGGGCTTCGCGATGGACGAGTCCGCCGAGCAGTACCGCGTCGCGTGCAAGCTGCCGGTGGTCGCCGGCTACACCGTCGGCCCGAACGCCGCGATGGGCCCGATGAAGTTCGAGGCCGTGCCGTACCCGGTGGACTACTACAACGCCGCGCCGCTGAAGCTGGCCGCCAAGACCTTCCCCGAGTTCGCCTCGGCCGTGGACCTGGTCACCTCCACCTCCCCGGCGGTGATGGCGGGCAGCAACAAGATCGCGGCCGCCATGAAGGACATCGGCATCGCGCCGAAGAAGTGCGGCGTGCAGCTCAACGCCGAGGGCGACCCGAGCTACGTGCCGTTCGCGGAGAAGTTCAAGTCGTGCGGCGTCAAGGCGCTGTGGACGTCCAAGTCGCCGGACCCGGCGATGTTCAGCCTGCTCGAGTCGCTGGACCGGGTGGACGCCCATCCGACGCTGGTGTTCGAGGCCACCTGGTACAGCCAGGCCGTCGCGAAGTGGAACACGAGCGGCCAGGGCGACAACATCCACGCCGGCCTGATCTTCCAGCCGTTCGAGAACGCCGACAAGGTGCCGGCCGTCAAGAAGTACCTCGACCTGGTCAACGCCGAGGGCGGCAAGACCGCGCTGCTCGGCATGCAGGCGACCTCCGCCTTCCTGCTGTGGGCCACCGCGGCCAAGGACTGCGGCTCCGAACTCACCCGCCAGTGCATGGTCGACAAGCTGTCGCAGGTCCATGAGTGGACCGGCGGCGGCCTGCACGCCCCGACCGACCCCGGCGCCAACATGCCGTCCGACTGCACCCTCATGGTGAAGCTCACCGGGTCGACCTACAAGCAGGTCGCTCCGGCCACCGTCGGCGAGTTCGAGTGCGACAAGAGCAACCTGCTCAAGACGGACCCGGGAACCTGGGGCACCAAGCTCGACGAGGACCGGGTCGCGACCACCTTCCTCACCTCCGACGTGATCAAGCCGCAGGCCTGA
- a CDS encoding SDR family NAD(P)-dependent oxidoreductase, giving the protein MGSLDGKVAIVTGAGQGVGQGIALALATEGASVAVLGRTVAKLETTCELIRERGGTAEPFACDVTETETIPAVVEAVVTRFGGVDILVNNAYTGAYGTLLSMSDAAFQKGFRSGPFAAFAFMKACHPHMKARGGGSIVNLVTSAMVRWDPSTYGAYAAAKQALRSLTRTAAAEWGPDGIRANNIAPHALSPGLKRWTEAFPEEAEEFRTTIPLGYIGDCEQDIGRAVVALVGPDMRYLTGATVPLDGGQAYFG; this is encoded by the coding sequence ATGGGAAGCCTGGACGGAAAAGTCGCGATTGTTACGGGAGCCGGTCAGGGCGTCGGCCAGGGCATCGCGCTGGCCCTCGCCACCGAAGGCGCGTCCGTGGCGGTGCTCGGCCGCACGGTGGCGAAGCTGGAAACCACCTGCGAGCTGATCCGGGAGCGCGGCGGGACGGCGGAGCCGTTCGCGTGCGACGTGACCGAGACCGAGACGATCCCCGCGGTGGTCGAGGCCGTCGTGACCCGGTTCGGCGGCGTGGACATCCTCGTCAACAACGCCTACACCGGCGCGTACGGCACGCTCCTGTCGATGAGCGACGCGGCCTTCCAGAAGGGCTTCCGCAGCGGCCCGTTCGCCGCCTTCGCGTTCATGAAGGCCTGTCACCCCCACATGAAGGCGCGCGGGGGCGGCAGCATCGTCAACCTCGTCACCTCGGCCATGGTCCGCTGGGACCCCTCCACGTACGGCGCGTACGCCGCGGCCAAGCAGGCGCTGCGCTCGCTGACCCGCACGGCGGCGGCCGAGTGGGGGCCCGACGGCATCCGCGCCAACAACATCGCCCCGCACGCCCTGTCCCCGGGCCTGAAGCGGTGGACGGAGGCGTTCCCCGAGGAGGCGGAGGAGTTCCGCACGACCATTCCCCTCGGCTACATCGGCGACTGCGAGCAGGACATCGGGCGCGCCGTCGTCGCACTCGTGGGCCCGGACATGCGCTACCTGACCGGCGCGACCGTGCCCCTCGACGGCGGGCAGGCCTACTTCGGCTGA
- a CDS encoding ABC transporter ATP-binding protein codes for MSGQEPLLELAGARAAYGPIQVLHGVDLRVHPGSVVALLGPNGGGKSTTMKVCAGLLPLTGGELRLAGRRVNGITAQDAARLGICSIPEGRGVFANLTVRENLWAATGTGARLADLEEAAYTRFPILGERRHQLAGSLSGGQQQMLALSRALGTDPVILLLDELSMGLAPMIVTQMYETVAQLVAEGLSVLVAEQFARAVLPIADTAALMLHGRVVASGRPGDIEDQLSSSYLGG; via the coding sequence GTGAGCGGACAGGAGCCGCTGCTGGAGCTGGCCGGCGCCCGGGCGGCGTACGGGCCGATCCAGGTGCTGCACGGGGTGGACCTGCGGGTCCATCCGGGGTCGGTGGTCGCCCTGCTCGGCCCGAACGGCGGCGGCAAGTCGACCACGATGAAGGTCTGCGCCGGGCTGCTGCCGCTGACCGGCGGCGAGCTGCGGCTGGCCGGGCGGCGGGTCAACGGCATCACCGCCCAGGACGCCGCACGGCTCGGCATCTGCTCGATCCCGGAGGGCAGGGGAGTGTTCGCCAACCTGACCGTGCGGGAGAACCTGTGGGCCGCGACCGGGACCGGGGCGCGCCTGGCGGACCTGGAGGAGGCCGCCTACACCCGCTTCCCGATCCTCGGGGAGCGCCGCCACCAGCTCGCGGGCTCGCTGTCGGGCGGCCAGCAGCAGATGCTCGCGCTGTCGCGCGCGCTCGGCACGGATCCGGTGATCCTGCTGCTCGACGAGCTGTCCATGGGGCTCGCCCCCATGATCGTCACGCAGATGTACGAGACCGTGGCGCAGCTCGTGGCGGAGGGGTTGTCGGTGCTGGTGGCCGAGCAGTTCGCCCGCGCCGTGCTGCCCATCGCCGACACCGCCGCCCTGATGCTGCACGGACGCGTCGTCGCGTCCGGCCGCCCCGGCGACATCGAGGACCAACTCTCAAGCAGCTACCTAGGAGGCTGA
- a CDS encoding NADH:flavin oxidoreductase: MTQEAPRKAPPPPEAAQNVPDVLAPAKLGPVTLRNRIVKAATYEGLSRKSLVTDELIEFHVRHAQGGVGMTTVAYCAVAPEGRTDRRQIQWTPEALPGLRKLTDAVHAEGAAVAAQIGHAGPVANPKSNGLPALGPTRHFHATTTSITKAATRDDLRRIVAAHAHAATMAIEAGFDAVEIHLGHNYLASSFLSPKLNHRKDEYGGSLENRARLSRDIARAVRDAVGDRIAITAKLNMDDGVPGGFWLDESIKVAQWLEEDGSLDALELTAGSSLLNPMYLFKGDAPLREFAAVMKQPVKLGVRLVGKHFLRAYPYKDAYLLDDARQFRAALKSMPLILLGGITNKQVMDQAMAEGFQFVAMARALLREPDLINRIKADESVRSLCIHCNKCMTAIYGGTHCVLTGPIPTQRKG; this comes from the coding sequence ATGACTCAGGAAGCGCCCCGGAAAGCGCCCCCGCCCCCGGAGGCCGCGCAGAACGTTCCGGACGTGCTCGCCCCGGCCAAGCTCGGGCCCGTGACCCTGCGCAACCGCATCGTCAAGGCGGCCACCTACGAGGGGCTGAGCCGCAAGAGCCTGGTCACCGACGAGCTCATCGAGTTCCACGTACGGCACGCCCAGGGCGGCGTCGGCATGACGACCGTGGCCTACTGCGCGGTCGCGCCCGAGGGGCGTACCGACCGGCGCCAGATCCAGTGGACCCCCGAGGCCCTGCCCGGCCTGCGCAAGCTCACCGACGCCGTGCACGCGGAGGGCGCCGCGGTCGCCGCGCAGATCGGGCACGCCGGCCCGGTGGCGAACCCCAAGTCGAACGGGCTGCCCGCGCTCGGCCCCACCCGGCACTTCCACGCCACCACGACGAGCATCACCAAGGCCGCGACCCGCGACGACCTGCGGCGCATCGTCGCCGCCCACGCCCACGCCGCGACGATGGCGATCGAGGCGGGCTTCGACGCCGTGGAGATCCACCTCGGGCACAACTACCTCGCCAGCTCCTTCCTCAGCCCGAAGCTGAACCACCGCAAGGACGAGTACGGCGGCAGCCTGGAGAACCGGGCCCGCCTGTCGAGGGACATCGCCCGCGCCGTGCGCGACGCGGTCGGCGACCGGATCGCGATCACCGCGAAGCTCAACATGGACGACGGCGTGCCCGGCGGCTTCTGGCTGGACGAGTCCATCAAGGTCGCCCAGTGGCTGGAGGAGGACGGCTCGCTCGACGCGCTCGAGCTCACGGCCGGCAGCTCGCTGCTCAACCCCATGTACCTGTTCAAGGGCGACGCCCCGCTGCGCGAGTTCGCCGCGGTGATGAAGCAGCCGGTGAAGCTGGGCGTCCGGCTCGTCGGCAAGCACTTCCTGCGCGCCTACCCCTACAAGGACGCCTACCTGCTCGACGACGCCCGGCAGTTCCGCGCCGCGCTCAAGAGCATGCCGCTCATCCTGCTCGGCGGGATCACCAACAAGCAGGTCATGGACCAGGCGATGGCCGAGGGCTTCCAGTTCGTCGCCATGGCCCGGGCGCTGCTGCGCGAGCCGGACCTGATCAACCGGATCAAGGCCGACGAGAGCGTCAGATCGCTGTGCATCCACTGCAACAAGTGCATGACCGCGATCTACGGCGGCACCCATTGCGTGCTTACCGGCCCGATCCCCACACAGCGGAAGGGCTAG
- a CDS encoding ABC transporter permease, producing the protein MTSFLTFTILGLVLGAVYAVAASGLVLTYTTSGIFNFAHGAQAMLGTFLYWQLTYGWGWPAWLSLVVVVGLAGPAMGALLHTLIMRGLRETADVTKIVVTVAILLGMVYLSQWVWHPEEARIMEMFFGANAKIEFGGVVVRVHEIICLVVAVAVAIGLRLLFTRTRAGVVMRGAVDDPDLLRLNGHDPDRIAMLSWATGSTLAVLAGILVTPIGGGALEANQLTLLVIDAFAAAMFGRLRSIPRTFAGAMVLGMTATYVMAYFPTDWTWAGNFRVSLPMIILFVVLIVLPQDRLRVAAVRTRERYRPPTPRSAAVWGVALVAAVFLLALLLDDASITTFALGMTFAIVALSLTLLTGYAGEINLAPLSFGAVATIIGFHFGVTGSGSASRLTLWGVLLAVLVTAVAGGLVALPALRLRGLYLALATMAFGVFLSNMVLRDTTEHTVLGVTFSIFPNGTLIVPPLRVGPLDLRDPRTSLMTATVLFALIGVGLAALRAGGYGRRLAAMKDSPAAAAMLGQNLVKLKFGVFMLSAAIAGLGGLLMASAAGSVSGDNFAIMASLALVMLTVVGGIGYISGALFGGLMSGVGFTIMVGTFNDLATAHPSMETIYKAIGQLLVVATALIGMGVGKNPSGTVHDIVEGYRALRGAKGLLAGAAAVETALYVLALTGVVGNWWFAILTACLVMALPVAGRMRAAAPVRRTPPELAGVDEPYTDELRERLDRELGLPVRERTAKEASVHAVA; encoded by the coding sequence ATGACGTCGTTCCTGACCTTCACGATCCTCGGGCTGGTCCTCGGCGCGGTCTACGCCGTCGCCGCGTCCGGGCTGGTCCTCACCTACACCACCTCGGGAATCTTCAACTTCGCGCACGGCGCCCAGGCCATGCTGGGCACGTTCCTCTACTGGCAGCTCACCTACGGCTGGGGCTGGCCGGCCTGGCTGTCACTGGTCGTCGTGGTGGGCCTGGCGGGGCCCGCGATGGGGGCCCTGCTCCACACGCTGATCATGAGGGGGCTGCGTGAGACGGCGGACGTGACCAAGATCGTCGTGACCGTCGCCATCCTGCTCGGGATGGTCTACCTCTCCCAATGGGTCTGGCATCCCGAAGAGGCCCGGATCATGGAGATGTTCTTCGGGGCGAACGCGAAGATCGAGTTCGGCGGCGTGGTCGTCCGCGTCCACGAGATCATCTGCCTCGTGGTCGCCGTGGCGGTCGCGATCGGGCTGCGGCTGCTGTTCACCCGCACGCGCGCCGGAGTGGTCATGCGGGGCGCCGTGGACGACCCGGACCTGCTCCGCCTGAACGGCCACGACCCCGACAGGATCGCCATGCTGTCGTGGGCGACGGGCTCGACCCTCGCCGTGCTGGCCGGCATCCTGGTCACCCCGATCGGCGGCGGCGCGCTGGAGGCCAACCAGCTGACGCTGCTGGTCATCGACGCGTTCGCGGCCGCGATGTTCGGCCGGCTGCGCAGCATCCCGCGGACCTTCGCCGGCGCGATGGTGCTCGGCATGACGGCGACGTACGTCATGGCGTACTTCCCCACCGACTGGACGTGGGCCGGCAACTTCCGCGTATCGCTGCCGATGATCATCCTGTTCGTGGTGCTCATCGTGCTGCCCCAGGACCGGCTCCGGGTGGCGGCGGTGCGCACCCGGGAGCGGTACCGGCCACCCACGCCGCGCTCGGCGGCCGTATGGGGTGTCGCGCTCGTGGCCGCGGTCTTCCTGCTCGCGCTGCTCCTGGACGACGCGTCGATCACGACGTTCGCGCTCGGGATGACGTTCGCGATCGTCGCGCTCTCGCTCACCCTGCTCACCGGCTACGCCGGGGAGATCAACCTCGCCCCGCTGTCGTTCGGCGCGGTGGCCACGATCATCGGGTTCCACTTCGGTGTCACCGGCAGCGGATCGGCCTCCCGGCTGACGCTGTGGGGGGTGCTGCTCGCCGTCCTCGTCACCGCCGTGGCCGGCGGTCTGGTCGCGCTGCCGGCGCTGCGGCTGCGCGGACTCTACCTGGCACTCGCCACGATGGCGTTCGGCGTGTTCCTGTCGAACATGGTGCTGCGTGACACCACCGAGCACACGGTCCTCGGCGTGACGTTCTCGATCTTCCCCAACGGCACGCTGATCGTGCCGCCGCTCCGGGTGGGCCCGCTCGACCTGCGCGACCCGCGCACGTCCCTGATGACCGCGACCGTGCTGTTCGCGCTGATCGGGGTCGGCCTGGCCGCGCTGCGCGCCGGCGGGTACGGCCGGCGCCTGGCGGCCATGAAGGACAGCCCGGCGGCGGCCGCCATGCTCGGCCAGAACCTGGTGAAGCTGAAGTTCGGCGTGTTCATGCTGTCGGCGGCCATCGCGGGCCTCGGCGGACTGCTGATGGCGAGCGCCGCCGGCTCGGTCTCGGGCGACAACTTCGCCATCATGGCGAGCCTCGCGCTGGTCATGCTCACGGTCGTCGGCGGAATCGGCTACATCAGCGGCGCGCTGTTCGGCGGCCTGATGTCCGGCGTCGGATTCACGATCATGGTGGGCACGTTCAACGACCTCGCCACCGCACACCCCTCGATGGAGACGATCTACAAGGCGATCGGCCAGCTCCTCGTGGTCGCCACCGCGCTCATCGGCATGGGCGTCGGCAAGAACCCCAGCGGCACCGTCCACGACATCGTGGAGGGCTACCGCGCGCTGCGCGGCGCCAAGGGCCTGCTGGCCGGGGCCGCCGCCGTCGAGACCGCGCTGTACGTCCTGGCGCTGACCGGTGTCGTCGGCAACTGGTGGTTCGCCATCCTGACCGCGTGCCTGGTCATGGCGCTGCCCGTCGCGGGCCGGATGCGGGCGGCCGCGCCCGTCAGGCGGACCCCGCCGGAGCTGGCCGGCGTGGACGAGCCGTACACCGACGAGCTGCGCGAGCGGCTCGACCGTGAGCTGGGGCTGCCCGTCCGCGAGCGCACGGCGAAGGAGGCGAGCGTCCATGCCGTTGCTTGA
- a CDS encoding acyl-CoA dehydrogenase family protein, translating to MDLRESPEQRELRRELREYFAGLLPEDERRRVGEEGVGGARFREVVKRLGADGWLGIGWPAEYGGQGRSIEDQYVFFDEVQRAGLPFPFVTVNTVGPTLMSHGSPEQKQRYLPGILSGDVVFAIGYTEPGAGTDLASLTTRAVRDGDEWVIDGSKIFTSGANTADYVWLACRTDPDAPKHKGITILIVPTDAPGFSWSPIQAVGGMVVTATYYSGVRVPADAVVGEVNGGWRLITHQLNHERIGLAALGGRMIQLWEQVVDWARDNGAIELPWVRRDLARTYARLEAMRLMNWKMTDAVARDALSGADAGAAKVYGTETHIDVQRTLSGIIGAGGRIRPESPGAVLAGQIEQLSRQGIVNTFGGGVNEVLRDMVATQGLGLPRAGR from the coding sequence ATGGACCTGCGTGAGAGTCCGGAGCAGCGCGAGCTGCGCCGGGAGTTGAGGGAGTATTTCGCGGGCCTGCTGCCCGAGGACGAGCGGCGCCGCGTCGGCGAGGAGGGCGTCGGCGGCGCCCGGTTCCGCGAGGTCGTCAAGCGCCTCGGCGCGGACGGTTGGCTCGGCATCGGCTGGCCGGCCGAGTACGGCGGGCAGGGCCGTTCGATCGAGGACCAGTACGTGTTCTTCGACGAGGTCCAGCGGGCCGGGCTGCCGTTCCCGTTCGTCACCGTCAACACGGTCGGCCCCACGCTGATGAGCCACGGTTCGCCGGAGCAGAAGCAGCGCTACCTGCCCGGCATCCTGTCCGGCGACGTCGTCTTCGCGATCGGCTACACCGAGCCCGGCGCGGGCACCGACCTCGCCTCCCTCACGACCCGGGCGGTACGGGACGGCGACGAGTGGGTGATCGACGGCAGCAAGATCTTCACCAGCGGCGCCAACACGGCCGACTACGTCTGGCTGGCCTGCCGTACGGACCCGGACGCGCCCAAGCACAAGGGCATCACGATCCTGATCGTGCCGACGGACGCGCCCGGCTTCTCCTGGAGCCCCATCCAGGCGGTGGGCGGCATGGTGGTGACCGCCACCTACTACAGCGGCGTACGGGTTCCGGCCGATGCGGTCGTCGGCGAGGTGAACGGCGGCTGGCGGCTCATCACCCACCAGCTCAACCACGAGCGGATCGGCCTGGCCGCGCTCGGCGGCCGGATGATCCAGCTCTGGGAGCAGGTCGTGGACTGGGCGCGGGACAACGGCGCCATCGAGCTGCCGTGGGTCCGGCGGGACCTCGCCCGCACGTACGCGCGGCTGGAGGCGATGCGGCTGATGAACTGGAAGATGACCGACGCGGTCGCGCGTGACGCGCTGTCGGGCGCGGACGCCGGGGCGGCCAAGGTCTACGGCACCGAGACCCACATCGACGTGCAGCGCACGCTGTCGGGCATCATCGGCGCGGGCGGCCGGATCCGCCCCGAGTCGCCGGGCGCCGTGCTCGCCGGGCAGATCGAGCAGCTCTCGCGGCAGGGCATCGTCAACACCTTCGGCGGCGGCGTGAACGAGGTCCTGCGGGACATGGTCGCCACCCAGGGCCTCGGCCTCCCCCGGGCGGGCCGCTGA
- a CDS encoding ABC transporter ATP-binding protein → MPLLETRGVTVRFGGNTAVDGVSIGVEAGCVTGLIGPNGAGKTTLFNTVTGLQRPAAGQVLLHGADVTRLVPARRARLGLARTFQRLELFLSLSVRDNVRVAGDVLRATGREVDVEKETDRILARTGLEDIAHLEVSAIPTGRARVVEVARALMTAPRVLLLDEPASGQTERETEAFAALLTGLAAEGLAICLVEHDLPLVMRLCTTIHVLDYGRLIASGTPKEIRESPEVVAAYIGTEEVNTGEVA, encoded by the coding sequence ATGCCGTTGCTTGAGACACGCGGCGTCACCGTGCGCTTCGGCGGCAACACCGCGGTCGACGGGGTGAGCATCGGCGTCGAGGCCGGGTGCGTCACCGGTCTGATCGGCCCGAACGGCGCCGGGAAGACCACGCTGTTCAACACGGTCACCGGCCTGCAGCGGCCGGCCGCCGGGCAGGTGCTGCTCCACGGCGCCGACGTCACCCGCCTCGTCCCGGCGAGGCGGGCCCGCCTGGGCCTGGCCCGCACCTTCCAGCGGCTGGAGCTGTTCCTGTCGCTGTCGGTGCGCGACAACGTCAGGGTGGCCGGGGACGTCCTGCGCGCCACCGGGCGCGAGGTCGACGTCGAGAAGGAGACCGACCGCATCCTGGCGCGCACCGGGCTGGAGGACATCGCCCACCTGGAGGTCTCGGCCATCCCGACCGGCCGGGCCCGGGTGGTGGAGGTCGCCAGGGCACTGATGACCGCGCCGCGCGTGCTCCTGCTCGACGAGCCCGCCTCGGGCCAGACCGAGCGGGAGACCGAGGCGTTCGCCGCGCTGCTGACCGGCCTCGCCGCCGAGGGACTGGCGATCTGCCTGGTCGAGCACGACCTGCCGCTGGTCATGCGGCTGTGCACGACGATCCACGTGCTCGACTACGGCAGGCTCATCGCCTCCGGCACCCCGAAGGAGATCCGGGAGTCGCCCGAGGTCGTCGCGGCCTACATCGGCACCGAAGAGGTCAATACCGGGGAGGTCGCGTGA